One genomic region from Halococcus qingdaonensis encodes:
- a CDS encoding NCS2 family permease — protein MAGGNKQSASGESEGGLVTTALASYFGFDEHGTDLRTEIVAGVTTFLAMSYIIVVNPAILAGIPSEGKPGIVMQGYTPVEVQQMLTVVTIVASVIALLVMALYANRPFGLAPGLGLNAFFALTVIGTIGVPWQTALAAVFTEGVIFILLTAIGARSYVIRLFPAPVKYAIGTGIGFYLAIIGLQAMEVVVADPATLVTLGSVASNPVALLAVFGLFVTLALYARGIRGSIVVGIVLTTVLGYLATVAGFVDPGVLFPATLPSAQYDITPLIGAFLSGFANVDAFVFSLIVFTFFFVDFFDTAGTLVGVGQAGGFLDEDGNFPDIDKPLMADAVGTTAGGMIGSSTVTTFVESATGVEEGGRTGMTALVIAALFLVALVIVPFAAVIPQYASHIALVVVALLMLRNVVDIEWDNIAHAIPAGLTILVMPLTYSIAYGIAAGLISYPITKTAVGEFEDISIGQWLIAAAFVVYFFVRTSGMLQGAM, from the coding sequence ATGGCAGGTGGTAACAAGCAGTCTGCGAGTGGAGAGAGCGAGGGTGGGTTGGTAACGACCGCGCTCGCGAGCTACTTCGGCTTCGACGAGCACGGCACCGATCTCCGAACGGAGATCGTTGCGGGGGTCACGACCTTCCTCGCGATGTCGTACATCATCGTCGTCAACCCGGCGATACTGGCCGGCATACCCAGTGAGGGCAAGCCCGGAATCGTGATGCAGGGCTACACCCCGGTTGAGGTCCAACAGATGCTGACGGTCGTGACGATCGTCGCGTCGGTGATCGCGCTGCTGGTGATGGCGCTCTACGCCAACCGTCCGTTCGGGCTTGCGCCCGGGCTCGGGCTGAACGCCTTCTTCGCGCTGACGGTCATCGGCACGATCGGGGTTCCGTGGCAGACCGCGCTGGCGGCGGTGTTCACCGAGGGTGTGATCTTCATCCTGCTGACGGCCATCGGCGCGCGCTCGTACGTGATCAGACTGTTCCCCGCCCCGGTGAAGTACGCCATCGGCACCGGGATCGGCTTCTATCTCGCGATCATCGGGCTCCAGGCGATGGAGGTCGTCGTCGCCGACCCGGCGACGCTCGTGACGCTCGGCTCGGTCGCGTCGAACCCCGTCGCACTGCTCGCGGTGTTCGGGCTGTTCGTCACGCTCGCGCTGTACGCGCGCGGAATTCGCGGCTCGATCGTCGTCGGCATCGTCCTCACGACGGTGCTCGGCTACCTTGCGACCGTCGCCGGGTTCGTCGATCCCGGCGTCCTGTTCCCCGCGACGCTGCCGAGCGCCCAGTACGACATCACGCCGCTGATCGGTGCCTTCCTCAGCGGGTTCGCCAACGTCGACGCGTTCGTGTTCTCGCTCATCGTGTTCACGTTCTTCTTCGTCGACTTCTTCGACACCGCGGGGACGCTCGTCGGCGTCGGCCAGGCCGGCGGCTTCCTCGACGAGGACGGCAACTTCCCGGACATCGACAAGCCGCTGATGGCCGACGCGGTCGGCACCACGGCCGGCGGGATGATCGGCTCCTCGACGGTGACGACGTTCGTCGAATCCGCCACCGGTGTCGAGGAGGGCGGACGGACGGGGATGACGGCGCTGGTGATCGCCGCGCTGTTCCTCGTCGCGCTCGTGATCGTCCCGTTCGCGGCCGTGATCCCGCAGTACGCCTCGCACATCGCGCTGGTCGTCGTTGCGCTACTGATGCTCAGAAACGTCGTCGACATCGAATGGGACAATATCGCCCACGCGATCCCGGCCGGGCTGACGATCCTCGTCATGCCGCTCACCTACTCGATCGCCTACGGGATCGCCGCCGGCCTGATCTCCTACCCGATCACGAAGACCGCCGTCGGCGAGTTCGAGGACATCAGCATCGGCCAGTGGCTGATCGCCGCCGCGTTCGTCGTCTACTTCTTCGTCCGCACCAGCGGGATGCTCCAGGGCGCGATGTAA
- a CDS encoding (2Fe-2S)-binding protein encodes MTVEIDLTLNGEERTFEAERSDSLLDVLRKNGYTGAKRGCDTGNCGFCTVTVDGESTMSCIEPVATIDGATVETIESLGSQDDLHPVQSAFVDNAALQCGFCIPGMIMRSQNFLEENPDPDREEIRAALSDNLCRCTGYEKILDAVEDAAERMDGDTAVAADGGQPVDDVSCSGCGCGVNDE; translated from the coding sequence ATGACAGTAGAAATCGACCTCACGCTCAACGGTGAGGAACGGACCTTCGAGGCCGAGCGGTCGGATTCGCTGCTCGACGTCCTCAGGAAGAACGGGTACACCGGCGCGAAACGCGGCTGTGACACGGGTAACTGCGGCTTCTGCACCGTCACCGTCGACGGTGAATCGACGATGTCCTGTATCGAACCGGTCGCGACGATCGACGGGGCGACCGTCGAGACGATCGAGAGTCTCGGCAGCCAGGACGATCTCCACCCGGTGCAGTCGGCGTTCGTCGACAACGCCGCACTCCAGTGTGGGTTCTGCATCCCTGGGATGATCATGCGCTCGCAGAACTTCTTGGAGGAGAACCCCGATCCCGACAGGGAGGAGATCCGCGCGGCGCTCTCTGACAACCTCTGTCGCTGCACCGGCTACGAGAAGATCCTCGACGCCGTCGAGGACGCGGCCGAGCGGATGGACGGCGACACCGCGGTCGCCGCCGACGGTGGCCAGCCCGTCGACGATGTATCCTGTTCGGGCTGTGGCTGTGGGGTGAACGATGAGTAA
- a CDS encoding 5'-deoxyadenosine deaminase, translated as MLLRGTVVADAHTVIRDGAVVVEDERIAAVGDAASLEEKYPDHETSDHDVLAPGLVGGHIHSVQSLGRGIADDTALLDWLFDYILPMEANLDADGMEAAAKLGYLECIESGTTTCIDHLSVAHADRAFEAAGEIGIRGRLGKVLMDQESPDGLLEETDAGLDESEQLIQEYHGAFDDRIRYAVTPRFAVSCSEDCLRGARELADKYDGVTIHTHASENQDEIETVERETGYRNIHWLDEVGLTGEDVVLAHCVHTDETEREVLAETGTHVTYCPSSNMKLASGIAPVPDYLDRGINVALGNDGPPCNNTLDPFTEMRQASLLQKVDALDPTSTPAETVFEMATINGADAAGFERVGKLEEGWKADIIGLSTDLTRATPLHDVLSHLVFAAHGDDVEFTMVDGNVLYEDGEFAHVDAAAIRREARSVDLDIDALAAEAP; from the coding sequence ATCACGAGACGAGCGACCACGACGTGCTCGCGCCGGGGCTCGTCGGCGGTCACATCCACTCGGTCCAGAGTCTCGGACGGGGGATCGCCGACGACACGGCACTACTGGACTGGCTGTTCGACTACATCCTCCCGATGGAGGCAAACCTCGACGCCGACGGGATGGAGGCGGCCGCCAAACTCGGCTATCTCGAATGCATCGAGAGCGGCACGACCACCTGTATCGACCATCTCTCGGTGGCGCACGCCGACCGTGCCTTCGAGGCAGCCGGCGAGATCGGTATCCGCGGGCGACTCGGGAAGGTGCTCATGGATCAGGAGTCGCCCGACGGACTGCTGGAGGAGACCGATGCCGGCCTCGACGAGAGCGAGCAGCTCATCCAGGAATATCACGGCGCGTTCGACGATCGCATCCGCTATGCGGTGACGCCACGGTTCGCAGTGAGCTGTTCCGAGGACTGTCTCCGCGGCGCGCGCGAGCTCGCCGACAAGTACGACGGGGTGACGATTCACACGCACGCGAGCGAGAACCAGGACGAGATCGAGACCGTCGAGCGCGAGACCGGCTATCGCAACATCCACTGGCTCGACGAAGTCGGACTCACGGGAGAGGACGTCGTGCTCGCCCACTGCGTCCACACCGACGAAACCGAGCGCGAGGTGCTCGCCGAGACCGGCACGCACGTCACCTACTGCCCGTCGTCGAACATGAAACTCGCCTCGGGCATCGCGCCGGTGCCCGACTACCTCGATCGCGGGATCAACGTCGCGCTCGGCAACGACGGCCCGCCGTGTAACAACACGCTCGACCCGTTCACGGAGATGCGCCAGGCCAGCCTGCTCCAGAAGGTCGACGCGCTCGATCCGACGAGCACGCCCGCCGAGACGGTCTTCGAGATGGCGACGATCAACGGGGCCGACGCCGCCGGCTTCGAGCGCGTCGGCAAGCTCGAAGAGGGCTGGAAGGCCGACATCATCGGTCTCTCGACCGATCTCACGCGCGCGACGCCGCTGCACGATGTACTCTCGCATCTCGTCTTCGCGGCGCACGGCGACGACGTCGAGTTCACGATGGTCGACGGCAACGTGCTCTACGAGGACGGCGAGTTCGCGCACGTCGACGCGGCGGCGATCCGCCGGGAAGCACGGAGCGTGGATCTCGACATCGACGCGCTCGCCGCCGAAGCGCCGTGA
- a CDS encoding xanthine dehydrogenase family protein molybdopterin-binding subunit, with protein sequence MSKPDDAGSSERQHTAAAESEHPMEVEEAPNNRKPASDRQTIAEREEKDDARKIVTGESKYTADYAQHFPDLAAGSVLRSDIAHGRVTDIDTSAAEEMEGVYAVVTPDSEEVPDKPYTSSGQPYPEPSPWDLHVLRREVNYVGDPIAAVAAVDGDTADRATRAIEVSYEEEEGVFDTAAATNPDAPQIHDPDNIENKQPGADYERNIESHIEGEIGDVAASFEAAADSDDRIVTETEWELPYQSHCVPEPHTTIAHRDEDDRYHLITSTQVPYHTRRQLSHLFDVPIRDIRVSKPRIGAGFGAKQSMLIEPITVALMEAAGRPVKLETTRREQFYALRSRRPARVRMRSVVTDEGDVEALDLSTVTNSGAYGPHGMTVGSSVGSKPLPLYTHAPNIRFSATAVHTNLPVAGAIRGYGAPQGHFALEGHMDEVAHELDMDPLELRARNRIEEGDIDDASGVLSGGEHTRRIRSCGLDECIERGKEAIGWDDVEQPDEEHLHRACGVALTAQKSGVAGDELGAAHIKMNEDGSFILQTGAVDIGPGADTAMAQIAGEVLGAPPEDVLVQASDTDISPFDYGAYASSTTYVTGQAVKKAAEKARTQLLTFAAKLLDEPPETLEARDGAVHAERTGESVTLEEVGYGSIYGDDERAQVMGEASHSTDESPPPFGAQFVDVTVDDRTGEFEIHDLVYAVDCGVAINPDLVEGQIEGALHMSYELAVSSGYSFDEDGTPETLGFRDYGMPTADDQPPIESIIVETHEPTGPFGAKSVAEIPVNGVPPALSNAIRNAVDVRVSDLPITAEKIAAKLDTADEAAD encoded by the coding sequence ATGAGTAAACCCGACGACGCCGGCAGCAGCGAACGCCAGCACACCGCCGCGGCCGAGAGCGAGCACCCGATGGAGGTCGAGGAAGCGCCGAACAACCGCAAGCCAGCGAGCGATCGCCAGACGATTGCCGAGCGCGAGGAGAAAGACGACGCGCGCAAGATCGTCACCGGCGAGTCGAAATACACCGCCGACTACGCCCAGCATTTCCCCGATCTCGCCGCGGGCTCGGTGCTGCGCTCGGACATCGCACACGGGCGCGTGACCGATATCGACACGAGCGCCGCCGAGGAGATGGAGGGCGTCTACGCCGTCGTCACGCCCGACTCGGAAGAGGTACCCGACAAACCGTACACCTCCTCCGGCCAGCCCTACCCCGAGCCGAGCCCGTGGGACCTGCACGTGCTCCGGCGGGAGGTCAACTACGTCGGCGATCCGATCGCGGCGGTCGCTGCCGTCGACGGCGACACCGCCGACCGGGCGACGCGCGCGATCGAGGTCAGCTACGAGGAAGAGGAAGGTGTCTTCGACACCGCTGCGGCGACCAACCCCGACGCGCCGCAGATTCACGATCCTGACAACATCGAGAACAAGCAGCCCGGCGCGGACTACGAGCGCAACATCGAATCGCACATCGAGGGCGAGATCGGCGATGTGGCGGCGTCGTTCGAGGCCGCAGCCGACAGCGACGACCGGATCGTGACCGAAACGGAGTGGGAGCTTCCCTACCAGTCACACTGCGTCCCCGAACCACACACGACGATCGCCCACCGCGATGAGGACGATCGCTATCACCTCATCACGAGCACGCAGGTGCCCTACCACACGCGCCGCCAGCTCTCGCATCTGTTCGACGTGCCGATCAGGGACATCCGTGTGAGCAAACCCCGCATCGGTGCCGGCTTCGGTGCAAAGCAGTCGATGCTGATCGAGCCGATCACGGTCGCGCTGATGGAGGCCGCTGGCCGGCCGGTGAAGCTCGAAACGACTCGCCGCGAACAGTTCTACGCGCTGCGCTCGCGCCGGCCCGCCCGCGTGCGCATGCGCAGCGTCGTCACCGACGAGGGCGACGTCGAGGCGCTCGATCTGTCGACGGTGACGAACTCCGGGGCGTACGGGCCACACGGGATGACGGTCGGCAGCTCGGTCGGCTCGAAGCCGCTGCCGCTGTACACGCACGCGCCGAACATCCGCTTCTCGGCGACGGCGGTCCACACGAACCTCCCTGTCGCGGGCGCGATCCGCGGCTATGGCGCGCCACAGGGTCACTTCGCCCTCGAAGGCCACATGGACGAGGTCGCCCACGAGCTCGACATGGATCCCCTGGAGCTTCGCGCGCGCAACCGCATCGAGGAGGGCGACATCGACGACGCCTCCGGCGTGCTCTCGGGCGGCGAGCACACCCGCCGGATCCGCTCGTGCGGGCTCGACGAATGTATCGAGCGCGGGAAAGAGGCGATCGGTTGGGACGACGTCGAACAGCCCGACGAGGAGCATCTCCACCGGGCCTGTGGCGTCGCACTCACCGCACAGAAAAGCGGTGTCGCCGGCGACGAGCTCGGTGCCGCACACATCAAGATGAACGAGGACGGCTCGTTCATCCTTCAAACTGGGGCCGTCGATATCGGTCCCGGCGCGGACACCGCGATGGCCCAGATCGCCGGCGAGGTGCTCGGAGCACCGCCCGAGGACGTTCTCGTCCAGGCGTCGGACACGGACATCTCACCGTTCGACTACGGTGCCTACGCCTCCTCGACGACGTACGTCACCGGTCAGGCGGTCAAGAAAGCCGCCGAGAAGGCACGCACGCAGCTGTTGACGTTCGCCGCGAAGCTGCTCGACGAGCCTCCGGAGACGCTCGAAGCGCGCGATGGCGCGGTCCACGCCGAGCGCACCGGCGAGTCAGTCACGCTCGAAGAGGTCGGCTACGGCTCGATCTACGGCGACGACGAGCGCGCGCAGGTGATGGGTGAGGCGAGCCACAGCACCGACGAATCGCCGCCGCCGTTCGGCGCACAGTTCGTCGACGTCACCGTCGACGATCGCACCGGCGAGTTCGAGATCCACGATCTCGTCTACGCCGTCGACTGTGGCGTCGCGATCAACCCGGACCTCGTCGAAGGTCAGATCGAGGGCGCGCTGCACATGAGCTACGAGCTCGCCGTCTCCTCGGGCTACTCGTTCGACGAGGACGGCACGCCCGAAACCCTCGGTTTCCGTGACTACGGGATGCCGACGGCCGACGACCAGCCGCCGATCGAGTCGATCATCGTCGAGACCCACGAGCCGACGGGGCCGTTCGGCGCGAAATCCGTCGCCGAGATCCCGGTCAACGGCGTGCCGCCGGCGCTGAGCAACGCCATCCGCAACGCCGTCGACGTTCGTGTCAGCGACCTGCCGATCACCGCCGAGAAGATCGCGGCGAAGCTCGACACGGCGGACGAGGCCGCCGACTGA
- the ade gene encoding adenine deaminase → MTTTVDTLIRGTLVNVHTGELDEGAVAIDDGEIVALAEHPADREIEVGYVAPGLIDAHMHVESSMVTLPHYGAAVVPRGVTGVVWDPHEIANVCGAAGVRAAIDDAEHTPLKARITVPSSVPASDLQDTGASLDADAVADLLDAPRVVALGEVMNVPGVVAGDKAVHAKIDAARERGLPVDGHLPRVRGDDLQEAARHLDSDHESITLAEARAKADVGLRVYLREGSASKNLVDLLDLVEAVDDRWLGLCTDDRHVTDLVEHGGIDFAVATAIDEGVDPVTAIRMATINVAESYDLPFGRLKPGSPADLVLLDELDPWTPTDVMIDGVLDPTADVQEPPSSSIPTDTVSFEPVEAAELAIEAPDGDGTVPIRAIDAVGGLQTARLETSVSRSDGVLQPDTDEDVLSLAVVERHDGDGSIGRGFVHRLGLDRGAVASTVAHDAHNVVVAGASHRAMATVANRLREIEGGVAVHDPASGETTALSLPVAGLMSDDPLDVVAEEFGAVEAAARTIGLDHDGGLMELSFLSLEVIPELRLTNNGLVDVATMEYVDTVRDR, encoded by the coding sequence GTGACGACGACGGTCGACACGCTGATCCGCGGCACGCTGGTGAACGTCCATACCGGTGAGCTCGACGAGGGCGCGGTCGCGATCGACGACGGCGAGATCGTCGCGCTCGCCGAGCACCCGGCCGACCGCGAGATCGAGGTCGGCTACGTCGCGCCGGGGTTGATCGACGCCCACATGCACGTCGAATCGTCGATGGTGACACTCCCCCACTACGGCGCGGCGGTCGTCCCGCGCGGCGTGACGGGCGTCGTCTGGGATCCCCACGAGATCGCGAACGTCTGCGGCGCGGCGGGCGTCCGGGCCGCTATCGACGACGCCGAGCACACGCCGCTCAAGGCGCGCATCACCGTCCCGTCGAGCGTTCCCGCATCGGACCTCCAGGACACCGGCGCGAGCCTCGACGCCGACGCGGTCGCCGACCTGCTCGACGCGCCTCGTGTCGTCGCGCTCGGCGAGGTGATGAACGTCCCCGGCGTCGTCGCTGGCGACAAAGCCGTCCACGCGAAGATCGACGCCGCCCGCGAGCGTGGACTCCCTGTCGACGGCCACCTGCCGCGGGTTCGCGGCGACGACCTCCAGGAGGCGGCGCGCCATCTCGACAGCGATCACGAGAGCATCACGCTCGCGGAGGCGCGCGCGAAGGCCGACGTCGGTCTGCGGGTCTATCTCCGTGAGGGGTCGGCGAGCAAGAACCTCGTCGACCTGCTCGATCTCGTCGAGGCGGTCGACGATCGGTGGCTCGGCCTCTGTACCGACGATCGTCACGTGACCGATCTCGTCGAGCACGGCGGGATCGACTTCGCCGTCGCCACGGCGATCGACGAGGGTGTCGATCCCGTCACCGCGATCCGGATGGCGACGATCAACGTCGCCGAGAGCTACGACCTGCCGTTCGGCCGGCTCAAACCCGGTTCGCCGGCCGATCTCGTCCTGCTCGACGAGCTCGATCCGTGGACCCCCACGGACGTGATGATCGACGGTGTGCTCGATCCGACCGCCGACGTCCAGGAACCGCCGTCGTCGTCGATCCCCACCGACACCGTCTCGTTCGAGCCGGTCGAGGCTGCGGAGCTCGCGATCGAAGCCCCGGACGGCGACGGGACGGTCCCGATACGGGCGATCGACGCCGTCGGCGGACTCCAGACCGCACGGCTGGAGACCAGCGTATCTCGGTCGGATGGTGTGCTCCAGCCCGATACGGACGAGGACGTTCTCTCGCTCGCCGTCGTCGAGCGCCACGACGGCGACGGCAGTATCGGTCGCGGCTTCGTCCACAGGCTCGGGCTCGATCGCGGCGCAGTCGCGAGCACCGTCGCCCACGACGCGCACAACGTCGTCGTCGCGGGTGCGTCCCACAGGGCGATGGCGACGGTCGCGAACCGGCTCCGCGAAATCGAGGGCGGTGTCGCCGTCCACGATCCGGCCTCCGGGGAGACGACCGCGCTTTCGCTGCCGGTGGCGGGACTGATGTCCGACGATCCGCTCGACGTCGTCGCCGAGGAGTTCGGCGCGGTCGAGGCGGCAGCCCGGACGATCGGGCTCGATCACGACGGCGGTCTGATGGAGCTGTCCTTCCTCTCGCTCGAAGTGATCCCCGAGCTCCGACTCACCAACAACGGGCTCGTCGACGTCGCGACGATGGAGTACGTCGACACCGTCCGCGATCGGTAG